A region of Rhinoraja longicauda isolate Sanriku21f chromosome 1, sRhiLon1.1, whole genome shotgun sequence DNA encodes the following proteins:
- the LOC144592300 gene encoding granzyme K-like codes for MKRLYNLHVLLVIIFLSPSYHGDEIFGGHDAVRHSRPYMASFQKFMGEGYIHHCGGALINPKWVLTAAHCESNDGRQKSQVVLGAHSFLQNESSKQIFHIKRQIPHPKFSGETMENDIMLLELENNAMINNYVKVLKLPGGMVKDLDAGTSCIVAGWGATGLFDNSDTLQEVTVEVIDRNTCNSKDYYNHQPEVTPNMICAGDSEGRGDSCKDDSGGPLVCNGKYRGIVSFGTLCADPKKPGVYTFVSDKYLCWIWKIIAIQAHNMTDEELY; via the exons ATCATGGAGATGAAATTTTTGGTGGTCATGACGCTGTACGTCATTCAAGACCCTACATGGCATCCTTCCAAAAGTTTATGGGGGAGGGTTATATTCATCATTGTGGAGGGGCGTTGATCAACCCTAAATGGGTTCTAACTGCAGCTCACTGTGAAAG CAACGATGGCAGACAGAAGTCTCAAGTGGTTCTTGGGGCACATTCTTTTTTGCAAAACGAGTCGAGTAAACAAATATTTCATATCAAGAGGCAGATTCCCCATCCAAAATTCAGTGGTGAAACTATGGAAAATGACATCATGCTGCTGGAA CTGGAGAATAATGCAATGATCAACAATTATGTGAAAGTGCTCAAACTACCCGGAGGAATGGTCAAAGATCTGGATGCTGGAACATCCTGCATAGTGGCAGGATGGGGAGCAACAGGTTTATTTGATAACTCTGACACACTTCAAGAGGTGACAGTAGAAGTAATAGATCGTAATACATGCAACAGCAAGGACTATTACAATCACCAACCTGAAGTGACCCCTAACATGATCTGTGCTGGTGACAGTGAAGGCCGAGGAGATTCGTGCAAG GACGATTCAGGAGGTCCTTTGGTTTGCAACGGAAAGTACAGGGGGATTGTGTCCTTTGgcac attatgtgcagATCCCAAAAAGCCTGGAGTTTATACTTTCGTTTCTGATAAATACCTTTGTTGGATTTGGAAAATTATTGCCATTCAGGCTCACAATATGACCGATGAAGAGCTGTATTGA